In a genomic window of Paramicrobacterium chengjingii:
- a CDS encoding signal peptidase I: protein MLLNVAAIAGLVCIVLVVLSMVFHISLIMFKTGSMSPTIPQGSVAVVKEIPASEISVGDVVTVDREGQLPITHRVISVEGSGTERSITMQGDANDYPDPAPYEVTHVRTVLWSVPAIANVIVWMSNPFVLGGLTIGASILVTWAFWPRRGTSAKRRRQTEQREDSEQQGRSEHRERSGRHARTTTLVATTILVGGLALAVAPTSAAHAADNTVTGDYISITTVGDDQAMTSLSPGVPVDWQVGVTIDSPTAGEAVIDLTSRGDLDLDVSIRACTVKWVGKTCPGDESSVADVASLTGDQKNIELLAMPTAEQRWLLFTVSLPGDSHGSMVADVRVTANGESVSDSSEASTLPRTGTDLWLPLGLAIGAIVLGLLIAGIAARSRRKS from the coding sequence CTGAGCATGGTGTTCCACATCTCACTCATCATGTTCAAGACCGGCTCGATGTCACCGACGATTCCTCAAGGATCAGTGGCCGTGGTGAAAGAGATCCCGGCTTCCGAAATCTCGGTAGGTGACGTCGTCACCGTGGATCGGGAGGGGCAGTTGCCCATCACTCACCGCGTCATCTCGGTGGAGGGCTCGGGGACAGAGCGCTCGATCACCATGCAGGGCGATGCGAACGACTACCCTGACCCCGCTCCCTATGAGGTCACGCACGTGCGCACCGTGCTGTGGTCTGTTCCCGCGATCGCGAACGTGATCGTCTGGATGTCGAACCCGTTCGTGCTCGGCGGGCTCACCATCGGAGCATCCATTCTGGTCACCTGGGCGTTCTGGCCCCGACGCGGCACCAGTGCGAAGCGCCGAAGGCAGACGGAACAACGAGAAGACTCTGAACAGCAAGGTCGCTCTGAGCATCGGGAACGTTCCGGGCGTCATGCCCGCACAACGACTTTGGTGGCAACCACGATTCTTGTGGGTGGACTCGCTCTCGCCGTTGCCCCGACTTCCGCCGCCCACGCCGCAGATAACACGGTGACCGGGGACTACATCTCGATCACGACAGTCGGCGACGATCAGGCAATGACGTCGCTGTCGCCCGGAGTGCCTGTTGACTGGCAAGTCGGAGTAACAATCGACAGCCCGACGGCGGGAGAAGCCGTCATTGATCTCACGTCGCGCGGCGACCTCGATCTCGACGTGTCAATACGCGCGTGCACCGTGAAATGGGTGGGCAAAACCTGCCCCGGTGACGAGTCGAGTGTCGCAGATGTGGCGTCGTTGACGGGCGACCAGAAGAACATTGAACTTCTGGCCATGCCAACGGCGGAGCAGCGCTGGCTGCTGTTCACTGTGTCGTTGCCTGGTGACAGTCACGGCAGCATGGTTGCTGACGTTCGTGTGACCGCGAATGGTGAGTCAGTCAGTGACAGCTCGGAAGCCTCGACGCTCCCCCGAACCGGTACAGACCTGTGGCTGCCGCTCGGCCTCGCCATCGGCGCGATCGTTCTCGGCCTTCTCATTGCAGGCATCGCCGCTCGGTCTCGGAGAAAGTCGTGA
- a CDS encoding acetate/propionate family kinase, giving the protein MTAVLVINSGSSSFKYQLIEMDAETTLARGLVESIGADESHIVHDVIDDDGAAESFEQTTQIPDHTAGFTAMLDAFADHGPSLAQHPPVAIGHRVVHGGARFFEPTVITNLVKINIQDLSELAPLHNPANVEGITAAQQTFGDVPHVAVFDTAFHQTLPPEAFTYALDADTAKRHRVRKYGFHGTSHKFVSEEAARFLDRDNAALNQIVLHLGNGASMTAVRGGESIDTSMGLTPLEGLVMGTRTGDIDPAVVFHLHRRADMGVAELDELFNTKSGIYGLSGLQDMRDLTEQANAGNEAARTALDVYVHRLKQYLGGYVFQLGRVDTIAFTAGIGENSAQVRAETLAGLENFGVKMDAARNERRSRGIRVISADDSTVTVLVVPTNEELEIARQTLSAV; this is encoded by the coding sequence ATGACCGCCGTTCTGGTCATCAATTCCGGCTCGTCATCGTTCAAGTACCAGCTGATCGAGATGGATGCTGAGACCACGCTCGCGCGCGGGCTTGTCGAGAGCATCGGGGCTGACGAATCGCACATCGTGCACGACGTCATCGACGACGACGGCGCTGCCGAGTCTTTCGAGCAAACGACGCAGATTCCCGATCACACTGCTGGGTTCACAGCGATGCTCGATGCCTTTGCCGACCACGGACCGTCGCTGGCGCAGCATCCGCCGGTCGCCATCGGACACCGCGTCGTGCACGGGGGAGCGCGCTTCTTCGAGCCCACCGTTATCACCAACCTGGTGAAGATCAACATCCAAGATCTCTCGGAGCTGGCGCCGCTGCATAATCCGGCGAACGTCGAGGGCATCACGGCGGCGCAGCAGACATTTGGCGACGTGCCGCATGTCGCCGTCTTCGATACGGCGTTTCACCAGACGCTGCCACCCGAGGCATTCACGTATGCGCTCGATGCCGATACGGCGAAACGCCACCGTGTGCGCAAGTACGGTTTTCATGGCACGAGTCACAAGTTCGTCTCAGAGGAGGCAGCGAGGTTTCTCGATCGCGACAATGCCGCCCTCAACCAGATTGTGCTGCACCTCGGCAACGGTGCATCGATGACCGCGGTGCGTGGCGGCGAGTCTATTGACACGTCGATGGGGCTCACTCCGCTGGAGGGTCTGGTGATGGGAACGCGCACGGGTGACATCGACCCTGCCGTCGTATTCCACCTGCACCGGCGTGCCGACATGGGTGTTGCGGAGCTCGATGAGCTGTTCAATACCAAGAGCGGAATCTACGGTCTGTCGGGTCTGCAAGACATGCGCGATCTCACCGAGCAGGCGAACGCCGGCAATGAGGCGGCGCGGACAGCGCTTGACGTGTATGTGCATCGCCTCAAGCAGTACCTCGGCGGCTACGTCTTTCAGCTCGGCCGCGTCGACACGATCGCCTTTACGGCGGGCATCGGTGAGAACAGTGCCCAGGTGCGGGCCGAGACGCTCGCGGGTCTTGAGAACTTTGGCGTGAAGATGGATGCTGCTCGCAACGAGCGGCGTTCACGCGGCATCCGGGTGATCTCTGCCGATGACTCGACCGTCACCGTTCTCGTTGTGCCGACGAACGAAGAGCTCGAGATCGCTCGCCAGACTCTTTCGGCTGTGTGA
- the pta gene encoding phosphate acetyltransferase, with amino-acid sequence MSRSIYITSAEGYSGKSTVALGALDTLTHQVKRVGVFRPIARSTDKRDYVLELLLGHDGVDLGYDECIGVTYDDVHADPEAALSTIVSRYKAVEEKCDAVVIVGSDFTDVGSPTELGYNARIAANLGAPVLLVLGGREGQGHGERLGLAEGRTASEMRQIADLALVELNDAFATLLAIVANRSDPDHLDEITRAIGEVTGGAPVWAIPEEPYLVAPTIGLIKDAVAGTLIKGEEELLTREALGVVIAGMSMENVLPRLTEGAVVVVAGDRTETLLAVLLSQQSAAFPSISGVVLNGGFELPESINKLIEGLTVKLPIIATEWGTYDTVMRITHTRGRLAAESQRKFDSALSLFEKHVDKETLVSLLDVAKTDVVTPLMFEFSLLDQARRRPRHIVLPEGDEDRVLRAAHTLLAREVAQLTILGEKFEVMSRAIELGLDISAAEVLSPHDPVLSMKFAQEYHRLREHKGVTLEQAREVVTDVSYFGTMMVHMGLADGMVSGAAHTTAHTIRPGFEIIKTKPGTSVVSSVFLMALEDRVLVYGDCAVIPDPTADQLCDIAISSTVTAKRFGVEPRVAMLSYSTGESGTGADVDKVRQATALVRERMPEILVEGPIQYDAAADAAVAATKLPQSDVAGRATVFIFPDLNTGNNTYKAVQRSAGAVAIGPVLQGLNKPINDLSRGALVQDIVNTVAITAIQAASS; translated from the coding sequence GTGTCTCGTTCGATCTACATCACGTCAGCCGAAGGGTACTCGGGCAAGTCGACAGTCGCTCTGGGCGCACTGGACACCCTGACGCACCAGGTGAAACGCGTGGGCGTCTTTCGCCCAATCGCGCGCTCAACCGACAAGCGCGACTATGTGCTTGAGCTGTTGCTCGGCCACGACGGCGTTGACCTCGGCTACGACGAGTGCATTGGCGTCACGTACGACGACGTGCACGCAGACCCCGAGGCCGCCCTCTCGACGATCGTGAGCCGTTACAAGGCAGTCGAAGAGAAATGCGACGCTGTCGTGATCGTGGGAAGCGACTTCACCGACGTCGGCAGCCCCACCGAGCTCGGTTACAACGCGCGTATTGCCGCAAACCTCGGCGCTCCCGTTCTGCTGGTGCTCGGCGGCCGCGAGGGGCAGGGGCATGGCGAACGTCTCGGCTTGGCCGAGGGTCGCACGGCCAGCGAGATGCGCCAGATCGCCGACCTTGCCCTCGTTGAACTGAACGACGCGTTCGCCACTCTGCTCGCGATCGTCGCCAACCGCTCCGATCCCGACCATCTCGACGAAATCACGCGGGCTATCGGTGAAGTGACGGGAGGCGCCCCGGTGTGGGCGATTCCTGAGGAGCCCTATCTCGTCGCTCCCACAATCGGGCTCATCAAGGATGCTGTCGCCGGCACGCTCATCAAGGGCGAAGAAGAGTTGCTCACCCGCGAGGCTCTCGGCGTCGTGATCGCCGGTATGAGCATGGAGAATGTGCTGCCGCGCCTCACGGAAGGAGCCGTCGTCGTTGTTGCGGGTGACCGCACGGAGACTCTGCTTGCTGTGCTGCTGTCGCAGCAGTCTGCGGCGTTCCCCTCGATCTCGGGAGTCGTGCTCAATGGTGGTTTCGAACTGCCCGAGTCGATCAACAAGCTCATTGAGGGTCTCACGGTGAAGCTGCCGATCATCGCCACGGAGTGGGGAACGTATGACACGGTCATGCGCATTACCCACACGCGTGGCCGGCTCGCCGCGGAGTCGCAGCGCAAGTTCGATTCGGCGCTCTCACTCTTCGAGAAGCACGTGGACAAAGAGACGCTGGTGAGCCTGCTCGACGTCGCAAAGACCGATGTGGTCACGCCGCTGATGTTCGAGTTCAGCCTGCTCGACCAGGCTCGGCGCCGGCCACGCCACATCGTTCTGCCCGAGGGTGACGAAGACCGCGTGCTGCGAGCCGCCCACACGCTGCTAGCACGTGAAGTTGCGCAGTTGACGATTCTCGGCGAGAAGTTCGAGGTGATGTCGCGGGCCATCGAGCTGGGCCTCGACATCTCGGCGGCCGAGGTGCTGTCGCCGCACGATCCGGTGCTCAGCATGAAGTTTGCGCAGGAGTACCACCGTCTGCGCGAGCACAAGGGCGTGACGCTCGAGCAGGCGCGCGAGGTTGTTACCGACGTGTCGTACTTCGGCACCATGATGGTGCACATGGGACTTGCCGACGGTATGGTCTCGGGTGCGGCTCACACAACGGCGCACACGATCCGCCCCGGCTTCGAGATCATCAAAACGAAGCCAGGCACCTCTGTCGTGTCGAGTGTGTTCCTCATGGCTCTCGAAGATCGCGTGCTCGTCTACGGAGACTGCGCCGTCATTCCCGACCCGACAGCGGATCAGCTCTGCGACATCGCGATCTCATCGACGGTGACGGCCAAGCGATTCGGAGTCGAGCCGCGCGTCGCCATGCTCTCGTATTCGACAGGAGAGTCGGGCACGGGCGCCGATGTCGACAAGGTGCGCCAGGCGACGGCCCTCGTGCGTGAGCGCATGCCTGAGATTCTGGTGGAGGGGCCGATTCAATACGATGCCGCGGCCGACGCAGCGGTGGCGGCAACAAAGCTGCCGCAGTCCGACGTCGCCGGGCGTGCCACGGTGTTCATCTTTCCCGACCTCAACACCGGTAACAACACGTACAAGGCGGTTCAGCGATCTGCCGGTGCCGTGGCGATCGGCCCGGTTCTGCAGGGTCTCAACAAGCCCATCAACGATCTTTCTCGAGGAGCACTCGTGCAAGACATCGTCAACACCGTAGCGATCACGGCGATTCAGGCGGCATCCTCATGA
- a CDS encoding ATP-binding cassette domain-containing protein, giving the protein MSTESSESGIASADRHDTIRVVGARENNLKNISVEIPKRRLTVFTGVSGSGKSSLVFSTIAAESQRMINETYSSFVQGFMPNLPRPDVDVLEGLTTAIIVNQERIGSDPRSTVGTATDTGAMLRILFSRLGDPHIGSPQAFSFNVASISGAGAVAFERGGKTVKERRDFNIVGGMCPRCEGRGQVSDFDLTALFDETKSLNEGALLVPGYTADSWYGRIYRGSGYFNNDKPIKDFSAKQRDDLLYKPATRIKVEGINVTYEGLIPKIQNSMLSKDREAMQPHIRRFVDSAITFDTCPECDGSRLSDTARSSKIRGLSIADINAMQISDLAEWMRQLDEPSVAPLVTALCETLDAFVTIGLGYLSLNRPAGTLSGGEAQRTKMIRHLGSSLTDVTYVFDEPSIGLHPHDVQRMNTLLLQLRDKGNTVLVVEHKPELIGIGDHAVDLGPLAGTEGGQIMFEGSVEGLRASDTVTGKHLDDRSRVKSEVRESADALEIRGASTNNLQNVDVDIPLGVLCVLTGVAGSGKSSLVTGSLAKHDDVVLVDQQPIKGSRRSNPATYSGLLEPIRKAFAKENGVKPGLFSANSEGACPMCNGAGVVFTDLGVMASVESTCELCEGKRFQAEVLEYLYGGKNISEVLQMSVAQAAEFFGDGDAKLPAAHKILERMVDVGLGYLTIGQPLTTLSGGERQRLKLAIQLGDKGGILVLDEPTTGLHLADVENMLALLDRLVDSGKSVIVIEHHQAVMAHGDWIIDLGPGAGHDGGRVVFEGTPADLVATRSTLTGEHLAEYVQA; this is encoded by the coding sequence ATGAGCACTGAGTCCTCAGAGTCTGGCATTGCCTCAGCTGACCGCCACGACACGATCCGCGTCGTTGGTGCGCGCGAGAACAATCTCAAGAACATCTCCGTGGAGATTCCCAAGCGACGCCTCACCGTGTTTACGGGGGTCTCGGGCTCGGGCAAGAGCTCGCTCGTCTTCTCGACGATCGCCGCCGAATCGCAGCGCATGATCAACGAGACCTACAGCTCGTTCGTGCAGGGGTTCATGCCGAATCTGCCGCGCCCCGACGTAGACGTTCTCGAGGGTCTCACGACGGCGATCATCGTCAATCAGGAGCGCATTGGTTCCGACCCGCGCTCGACGGTCGGCACGGCCACAGACACGGGTGCAATGCTGCGCATTCTGTTCAGCAGACTCGGCGATCCCCATATCGGATCGCCGCAGGCGTTCTCGTTCAACGTCGCCTCCATCAGCGGTGCCGGCGCCGTCGCTTTCGAACGCGGGGGCAAGACGGTGAAGGAGCGTCGCGACTTCAACATCGTGGGCGGCATGTGCCCGCGGTGCGAGGGTCGAGGCCAAGTGAGCGATTTCGATCTGACGGCGCTGTTCGATGAGACGAAGTCGCTGAACGAGGGCGCGTTGCTTGTTCCCGGCTACACGGCCGACAGCTGGTACGGCCGCATCTACCGCGGCAGCGGCTACTTCAACAACGACAAGCCCATCAAGGACTTCTCGGCGAAACAGCGCGACGACCTGCTCTACAAGCCGGCGACCCGCATCAAGGTCGAGGGCATCAACGTCACCTATGAGGGTCTGATTCCGAAGATTCAGAACTCGATGCTGTCGAAAGACAGAGAGGCGATGCAGCCGCACATTCGCCGGTTCGTCGACAGCGCCATCACGTTCGACACCTGCCCGGAGTGCGACGGGTCGCGATTGAGCGACACGGCACGGTCATCGAAGATCCGCGGTCTGAGCATCGCCGATATCAATGCCATGCAGATCAGCGATCTGGCCGAATGGATGCGGCAGCTCGACGAGCCGTCGGTTGCCCCTCTCGTCACCGCACTGTGCGAGACGCTCGATGCGTTCGTCACGATTGGGCTCGGCTACCTCTCGCTTAACAGACCGGCCGGAACTCTGTCGGGCGGCGAAGCGCAGCGCACAAAGATGATCCGGCACCTCGGTTCGAGCCTCACCGACGTCACCTATGTGTTTGACGAGCCGTCCATCGGCTTGCACCCGCACGACGTTCAGCGTATGAACACGCTGCTGCTGCAGCTGCGCGACAAGGGAAACACTGTGCTCGTCGTCGAACACAAGCCGGAGCTTATCGGCATCGGTGATCACGCCGTCGACCTGGGCCCGCTCGCGGGCACCGAGGGCGGCCAGATCATGTTTGAAGGATCCGTCGAAGGGCTTCGCGCAAGCGACACCGTCACAGGCAAGCATCTTGACGACCGTTCGCGGGTCAAGAGCGAGGTCAGAGAATCAGCGGATGCTCTCGAGATTCGCGGTGCCAGCACAAACAACCTGCAGAATGTCGACGTCGACATTCCGCTCGGCGTGCTGTGTGTGCTGACGGGTGTGGCAGGGTCGGGCAAGAGCTCGCTCGTCACCGGATCGCTCGCGAAGCACGACGACGTCGTGCTTGTCGACCAGCAGCCCATCAAGGGGTCGCGCCGTAGCAATCCGGCGACGTATTCGGGGCTGCTTGAGCCGATTCGCAAGGCGTTCGCCAAAGAGAACGGCGTCAAGCCCGGCCTGTTCTCTGCCAACTCGGAGGGTGCCTGCCCCATGTGCAATGGTGCCGGCGTTGTCTTCACCGATCTCGGTGTGATGGCAAGCGTCGAATCGACGTGTGAGCTGTGCGAGGGCAAGCGGTTTCAGGCAGAAGTTCTTGAATACCTCTACGGAGGCAAGAACATCAGCGAGGTGCTGCAGATGTCGGTGGCGCAGGCCGCCGAGTTCTTCGGCGACGGTGACGCGAAGCTGCCTGCCGCCCACAAGATCCTCGAGCGAATGGTCGATGTCGGCCTCGGATACCTGACGATCGGGCAGCCGCTCACGACTCTTTCGGGCGGAGAACGGCAGCGGCTCAAGCTCGCCATTCAGCTGGGCGACAAAGGCGGCATCCTTGTTCTTGATGAGCCGACGACCGGTCTGCACCTTGCCGATGTCGAGAACATGCTTGCTCTGCTCGACCGCCTCGTCGACTCGGGCAAGTCGGTGATTGTGATTGAGCACCACCAGGCGGTGATGGCGCACGGCGACTGGATTATCGATCTTGGGCCGGGAGCCGGGCATGACGGCGGTCGCGTGGTCTTTGAGGGCACTCCAGCTGATCTTGTAGCGACGAGGTCGACACTGACGGGTGAGCACCTGGCGGAGTACGTGCAAGCCTGA
- a CDS encoding VOC family protein, translated as MTITIDTTVLPHTDPDESLAFYRDVLHFEVRNDVGTGAMRWVSVGPAGQPDVTLLLAPPAIDPGLTDDERRVISEMMAKGTYGWLLLASDDLDGLFERVQATDTEIVQEPTDQPYGERDCAFRDPAGNLIRIKQAR; from the coding sequence ATGACAATCACCATTGACACCACAGTTCTGCCGCACACCGACCCCGACGAATCGCTGGCGTTCTATCGAGACGTTCTTCACTTCGAGGTGCGCAACGATGTGGGCACGGGCGCTATGCGCTGGGTATCGGTCGGCCCCGCGGGTCAGCCCGACGTGACTCTGCTGCTTGCTCCTCCCGCCATCGATCCCGGCCTCACCGACGATGAGCGCCGTGTCATCTCGGAGATGATGGCGAAGGGAACCTACGGGTGGCTTCTGCTGGCTTCAGATGATCTCGACGGGTTGTTCGAACGCGTGCAGGCCACCGACACCGAGATTGTGCAGGAGCCCACGGACCAGCCGTATGGGGAGCGCGACTGCGCGTTCCGCGACCCGGCAGGCAACCTCATTCGCATTAAGCAGGCGCGCTGA
- a CDS encoding helix-turn-helix transcriptional regulator, giving the protein MASAPSDAQQRARDLALLRRVRDRIDREFAQPLDVEALARGVNISAGHLSRQFKLAYGEAPYSYLMTRRIERAMALLRRGDVSVTDACFQVGFSSLGTFSTRFTELVGMSPKRYKSDIDRHEGVPACIVKQISRPIRNREVPGQAPL; this is encoded by the coding sequence GTGGCCAGCGCACCGAGTGATGCACAGCAGCGTGCGAGAGATCTTGCGCTCCTTCGCCGTGTGCGCGACCGCATTGACCGTGAGTTTGCGCAGCCCCTCGACGTTGAGGCTCTTGCCCGCGGCGTCAACATCTCGGCCGGTCACCTGAGCCGCCAGTTCAAGCTGGCCTACGGCGAGGCACCGTACTCATACCTCATGACCCGCCGCATAGAGCGCGCCATGGCGCTTCTGCGTCGCGGCGACGTGAGTGTCACTGACGCCTGCTTTCAGGTGGGATTCTCCTCGCTCGGCACATTCAGCACGCGCTTCACCGAACTGGTTGGCATGTCGCCCAAACGCTACAAGTCCGACATCGACCGACACGAGGGAGTGCCCGCCTGCATTGTGAAGCAGATTTCACGACCGATCAGAAATCGAGAAGTACCGGGGCAAGCGCCGCTCTAG
- a CDS encoding sulfate/molybdate ABC transporter ATP-binding protein, translating into MTSPAVHRFGDPERHADNDGSDAPNHADSPNLCTPAPQLDAHVVVHRADFTVDVELTVAAGRCLAVLGHNGAGKSTLLHAIAGLLALDDGHVRLGDRELEGHAAVRVLPQHRQIGLLDQKPRLFPHLDIVHNVAFGPRSQGINRRRALAISHDWLERIGLAHRAASKPHQLSGGQQQRVAIARAFAAEPQVLLLDEPFAALDAESAPSVRRMLVDELARTKTTSILVTHDLADAWQLADDCVVISAGAAVDRGAPDRLAVEPRHPFTAALAGYAVVRGIWRSGAIWLGERMLKGTAVEPLADGQAAIGIVAPSSVAVSSTAVLAGTASSGHGAWKATLTAVSTRGGVVRLEDASGLVAELPFADARTFAGGRLPSPGDVLWFSPDPTQLRVLPA; encoded by the coding sequence ATGACCAGCCCCGCCGTGCACAGGTTCGGAGATCCTGAGCGACACGCCGACAATGACGGCTCGGATGCTCCAAATCACGCCGATTCTCCGAATTTGTGCACGCCCGCTCCGCAGCTTGACGCGCACGTTGTCGTGCATCGCGCCGACTTTACTGTCGACGTCGAGCTCACGGTCGCTGCGGGGCGCTGCCTCGCCGTGTTGGGTCACAACGGAGCGGGCAAGTCGACGCTGCTGCACGCCATCGCGGGACTTCTCGCGCTCGACGACGGCCACGTGCGGTTGGGCGACCGCGAGCTTGAGGGCCACGCGGCCGTGCGCGTGCTACCGCAGCATCGGCAGATCGGACTGCTCGACCAGAAGCCGCGGCTCTTTCCCCACCTCGACATCGTGCACAACGTCGCCTTCGGGCCGCGCTCGCAGGGCATCAACCGGCGCCGGGCCCTGGCCATTTCACACGACTGGCTGGAGCGCATCGGCCTCGCACACCGCGCCGCGTCGAAACCGCACCAGCTCTCGGGAGGACAGCAGCAACGCGTGGCTATCGCCCGTGCGTTCGCCGCGGAGCCGCAGGTGCTGCTGCTCGACGAGCCGTTCGCAGCGCTCGATGCCGAGAGCGCGCCGAGCGTGAGGCGAATGCTCGTCGACGAGCTGGCACGCACGAAGACAACGAGCATCCTCGTCACCCACGACCTCGCCGATGCCTGGCAGCTTGCCGACGATTGCGTCGTGATTTCGGCGGGCGCGGCTGTCGACAGGGGTGCCCCCGATCGGCTCGCCGTGGAACCGAGGCATCCATTCACCGCCGCGCTCGCCGGCTATGCCGTGGTGCGGGGAATCTGGCGATCGGGTGCAATCTGGTTGGGTGAACGGATGCTGAAGGGCACCGCAGTTGAGCCGCTCGCCGACGGGCAGGCAGCAATCGGCATCGTCGCGCCCTCGAGTGTTGCTGTGTCGAGCACCGCAGTGCTCGCGGGCACCGCGTCTTCGGGGCACGGTGCATGGAAGGCGACGTTGACCGCGGTGTCGACGCGTGGCGGGGTCGTGCGCCTCGAAGACGCGTCGGGCCTCGTGGCCGAGCTGCCGTTCGCTGATGCCAGAACATTTGCGGGCGGGCGCCTGCCGTCACCGGGCGACGTGCTCTGGTTCTCACCCGATCCGACTCAGTTACGTGTTCTCCCCGCGTGA
- the modB gene encoding molybdate ABC transporter permease subunit, with product MTIPRGLYIPAIAALALLILPIVGLISRVRWQTLPGDLFSTEALTALWLSVSTGAIATAICLIVGAPLAVVIARSSIRTAAVLRTIVLIPLVLPPLVGGLALISLLGRSGLIGQPIFEATGWSLPYTTAAVVVAQTFVSMPFLVITLEGAIRTSGTSHEQIASTLGAGRWRVLSRVTLPLIMPGLVGGTVLCFARAIGEFGATALFAGNSEGVTRTMPLAIYTAFNGVGVSQDSAVALSLLLLVCAVVIVGGMRSWREDAVR from the coding sequence GTGACCATTCCGCGCGGGCTCTACATTCCGGCGATCGCCGCACTTGCTCTGCTGATACTTCCGATCGTCGGCCTGATCTCACGTGTGCGCTGGCAGACACTGCCGGGCGACCTGTTCTCTACAGAGGCTCTCACAGCACTGTGGCTCTCGGTGTCGACGGGCGCGATCGCCACGGCGATCTGCCTCATCGTCGGGGCGCCGCTCGCGGTGGTCATCGCCCGCTCCAGCATCCGCACCGCCGCTGTCCTGCGCACCATCGTGCTGATTCCGCTTGTGCTTCCGCCATTGGTCGGCGGACTTGCGCTCATCTCACTGCTTGGCCGCTCGGGTCTCATCGGCCAGCCGATCTTTGAGGCGACAGGATGGAGCCTTCCTTATACGACAGCTGCCGTTGTCGTCGCCCAGACGTTTGTGTCGATGCCCTTTCTCGTCATCACGCTTGAGGGTGCCATCCGCACCTCGGGAACCTCGCACGAGCAGATCGCGTCGACGCTCGGGGCCGGCCGCTGGCGGGTGCTGAGCCGCGTGACGCTGCCGCTCATCATGCCGGGTCTCGTGGGCGGCACCGTTCTCTGCTTCGCCCGTGCCATCGGCGAGTTCGGGGCAACAGCGTTGTTTGCGGGCAACTCCGAAGGAGTGACGCGCACCATGCCGCTAGCGATCTACACGGCGTTCAATGGCGTCGGCGTTTCACAGGACTCTGCCGTCGCGCTGTCGCTTCTGCTGCTGGTCTGCGCCGTCGTCATCGTGGGCGGCATGCGCTCGTGGCGAGAGGATGCCGTGCGATGA
- the modA gene encoding molybdate ABC transporter substrate-binding protein, with protein sequence MKPPSRRITASLAAVAATALVFTGCSNTASPQEDSATASSPLIIFAAASLQGSFDELAERFEAEHPEYPVDPIVYDGSQALATQIVDGADVDVIAFANEPSFEPVANADAADQSTIFATNTLQIAVAPGNPQGIDDLDDLASGDLSVVLCAPEVPCGAASQTLLDDAGVSVTPVSEETNVTSVVTRVKNGEADAGLVYATDVAAAGDELEGITPSNADAAVNRYPIAVSNNAPSPDAAQSFVDYVLSDAGQKILATYGFGSP encoded by the coding sequence ATGAAACCTCCGTCGCGACGCATCACAGCGTCACTCGCTGCCGTCGCTGCTACCGCGCTCGTTTTCACCGGATGCTCGAACACGGCGTCGCCTCAAGAAGACAGCGCGACGGCATCCTCTCCCCTGATCATTTTCGCCGCGGCGTCGCTTCAGGGCTCTTTCGACGAACTCGCTGAGCGTTTCGAGGCGGAGCATCCCGAATACCCCGTCGACCCGATCGTCTATGACGGCTCCCAGGCTCTCGCCACGCAGATCGTCGACGGCGCCGACGTCGACGTGATCGCGTTCGCCAACGAGCCCAGCTTCGAGCCCGTCGCCAATGCCGACGCGGCAGATCAGAGCACGATCTTCGCGACGAACACGCTGCAGATCGCCGTCGCCCCCGGCAACCCGCAAGGCATCGACGACCTTGACGATCTCGCAAGCGGCGACCTCTCTGTTGTGTTGTGCGCCCCCGAGGTGCCGTGCGGCGCCGCTTCGCAAACGCTTCTCGACGATGCGGGTGTCAGCGTGACGCCCGTGAGTGAAGAGACGAACGTCACCAGCGTCGTCACGCGGGTGAAGAACGGCGAAGCGGACGCCGGGCTTGTCTACGCCACGGATGTCGCCGCTGCGGGCGACGAACTTGAGGGCATCACCCCCTCGAACGCGGATGCTGCCGTCAACCGGTATCCGATCGCGGTGTCGAACAACGCGCCGTCGCCGGATGCTGCCCAGTCGTTCGTCGACTATGTGCTCTCTGACGCGGGGCAGAAGATTCTCGCCACGTACGGCTTCGGATCGCCGTGA